A DNA window from Legionella sp. MW5194 contains the following coding sequences:
- the recA gene encoding recombinase RecA has translation MEENKQKALSAALAQIERQFGKGSVMRMGDSSAERDIEAISTGSLGLDIALGIGGLPKGRIVEIYGPESSGKTTLTLQVIAECQKMGGTAAFVDAEHALDPSYAAKLGVNVDELLVSQPDTGEQALEITDMLVRSAAVDVIIIDSVAALTPKAEIEGEMGDAHVGLQARLMSQALRKLTANIKRSNTLVIFINQIRMKIGVMFGNPETTTGGNALKFYSSVRLDIRRVGSIKKGEEVLGSETRVKVVKNKVAPPFRTTDFDILYNEGISRESEIINLGTQLGLIEKSGAWYSYKQEKIGQGKDNVRVYLKENPAIAKTLEQQIRAELLEKKLPVAAVEEEVETVDD, from the coding sequence ATGGAAGAGAATAAACAAAAAGCGCTGAGCGCTGCACTGGCTCAAATTGAACGCCAGTTCGGCAAGGGCTCGGTCATGCGCATGGGCGACAGCAGTGCAGAGCGGGACATCGAGGCGATTTCCACCGGCTCGTTGGGTCTGGATATTGCTCTTGGCATCGGTGGTCTGCCGAAAGGGCGTATTGTTGAAATTTACGGCCCGGAATCATCCGGTAAAACCACGCTGACGCTGCAAGTCATTGCCGAGTGCCAGAAAATGGGCGGTACCGCCGCGTTTGTCGATGCGGAACATGCCCTGGATCCGAGCTATGCCGCCAAATTAGGCGTCAATGTCGATGAGCTTCTGGTTTCCCAACCGGATACCGGGGAGCAGGCACTGGAAATCACGGACATGCTGGTTCGTTCGGCGGCTGTGGATGTCATCATCATCGACTCGGTTGCCGCTTTAACGCCCAAGGCAGAGATTGAGGGCGAAATGGGGGATGCCCATGTCGGTTTGCAGGCGCGTTTGATGTCGCAGGCGCTGCGTAAACTGACCGCCAATATTAAACGCTCCAATACCCTGGTGATTTTCATCAACCAGATCCGCATGAAGATCGGTGTGATGTTCGGTAATCCTGAAACCACCACAGGCGGTAATGCATTAAAATTCTATTCTTCCGTTCGCCTTGATATTCGCCGCGTCGGCTCCATTAAAAAGGGAGAAGAGGTGCTTGGCAGCGAGACACGCGTTAAGGTGGTTAAAAATAAAGTGGCTCCGCCTTTCCGCACCACTGATTTTGATATTCTTTACAATGAAGGGATTTCCCGTGAGAGTGAAATCATCAATCTCGGCACGCAATTGGGTCTGATTGAAAAATCAGGGGCCTGGTACAGCTACAAGCAGGAAAAAATTGGCCAGGGCAAAGACAACGTTCGCGTTTATCTGAAAGAGAATCCTGCCATTGCCAAGACCCTGGAGCAGCAAATTCGGGCTGAACTGCTGGAGAAGAAACTGCCGGTTGCTGCCGTGGAAGAAGAGGTTGAGACGGTCGATGACTAA
- a CDS encoding CinA family protein: MNEVIEPLLKSLTTLLQEKKIIIATAESCTGGLIASLLTELPGSSAWFDRGFVTYSNEAKQELLGVEAGLLAQYGAVSLQTAEAMAAGALKHSHAHVALAVTGIAGPDGGTEAKPVGTVCFAFAERNGLMQSRSCLYSPSSRSQIRFLSCIEALHGMIFLLNQAYPEA; encoded by the coding sequence ATGAATGAAGTCATAGAGCCTTTGCTGAAATCCCTCACTACCTTGCTGCAAGAAAAAAAAATAATCATTGCCACGGCGGAGTCCTGTACCGGCGGATTGATTGCCTCGCTGCTGACGGAACTGCCGGGAAGTTCGGCCTGGTTTGATCGGGGGTTTGTTACTTACAGCAACGAGGCCAAACAGGAGTTGCTGGGTGTTGAAGCCGGTTTGCTGGCCCAATACGGTGCGGTCAGCCTGCAAACCGCAGAAGCCATGGCGGCCGGTGCCTTGAAGCACAGTCATGCCCATGTCGCCCTTGCAGTCACCGGCATTGCCGGACCGGATGGGGGTACCGAAGCCAAGCCGGTAGGGACGGTTTGTTTTGCCTTTGCTGAGCGCAATGGCCTGATGCAATCCCGCTCCTGCCTTTACTCGCCGTCTTCCCGCAGTCAGATTCGTTTTCTGTCCTGTATCGAGGCTCTGCATGGCATGATTTTTTTGTTGAATCAAGCCTATCCCGAAGCGTAA
- the mutS gene encoding DNA mismatch repair protein MutS yields MSATHTPMMQQYLRIKSDYPDMLLFYRMGDFYELFFDDARRAAELLDLTLTHRGQSADKPIPMAGVPYHAVENYLARLLKKGESVAICEQIGDPATSKGPVEREVTRIVTPGTITDEALLEARRDTLLLAIYQQKSHYGLAWVDLSGGRFHLMQVADDSALEAALGHLQPAEILIPEQSQYGGLGDYPVKTRPAWEFDLQQAYRLLCEQFAVSHLEGIAGKEYLISYPAAGCLLTYLHTTQRQALPHLLQLTLEKNDDYLQVDAATQKHLELFENYQGGQDNTLLDVLDHTSNPMGSRLLKRWLGRPLRQHALIQERQHAVKELMHNRQEAVLKPLLRQLGDIERIASRIALKSARPRDLTQLRQALRLLQDLHSALANHSSPLSVKIRSDLTPKPALLALLTQALADNPPLLIRDGGVIATGFDDELDELRLLSDNANSQLAELEQQEKARSGLSSLKFGYNRVQGYYIELSRLQAEKAPDYYQRKQTLKNVERYITPELKRFEEKVLSAGVKALAREKWLYDNLLDEILQYLPELTTLAQGIAQLDVLTNFAERAACLGWCCPEMTTDEGLDIQDGRHPVIEQVLQEQFIANDLCLKPEQSMWLITGPNMGGKSTFMRQNALIVLLAHTGSFVPAKKARLGRIDKLFTRIGASDDLASGRSTFMVEMTETARILRQATAHSLVLIDEIGRGTSTYDGIALAYATCSYLAGTLKAYTLFSTHYFELTTLPEHYPGIRNKHLQAALNANRIAFLYRVEEGPTDRSYGLEVARLAGMPEAVLAIAKEHLQQATHNAAAPVATLPLEAAPSPATALLASINPDELSAREALDLIYTLKNLEESSFSVTSPLTIP; encoded by the coding sequence ATGTCAGCCACCCATACCCCCATGATGCAGCAATATTTACGCATTAAGTCTGACTACCCGGACATGCTGCTGTTCTATCGTATGGGTGATTTTTATGAATTGTTTTTTGACGATGCCCGGCGTGCCGCCGAGCTTCTCGATCTGACCCTGACCCATCGCGGCCAGTCGGCTGACAAGCCCATTCCCATGGCCGGGGTTCCGTATCATGCGGTAGAGAATTACCTCGCTCGTTTACTCAAAAAAGGGGAATCGGTTGCCATTTGTGAGCAGATTGGTGACCCGGCGACCAGCAAAGGACCGGTAGAGCGTGAAGTAACCCGTATTGTCACCCCGGGAACCATCACTGACGAGGCCTTGCTTGAAGCCCGCCGCGACACGCTGCTTTTAGCCATTTACCAGCAAAAATCCCATTACGGCCTTGCCTGGGTAGACTTAAGCGGCGGCCGCTTTCATTTAATGCAGGTAGCGGATGACTCAGCCCTCGAGGCGGCGTTAGGCCATTTGCAACCTGCGGAAATCTTGATTCCCGAACAAAGTCAGTACGGCGGTTTGGGCGATTACCCGGTTAAAACCCGCCCCGCCTGGGAGTTTGATTTACAACAGGCCTACCGCCTCCTTTGCGAGCAATTTGCCGTCAGCCATCTGGAGGGCATCGCCGGCAAAGAGTACCTGATAAGCTATCCGGCCGCCGGTTGCCTCTTAACCTACCTGCACACCACCCAACGGCAAGCTCTTCCCCACCTTTTACAATTGACACTCGAAAAAAACGACGACTACCTGCAGGTCGACGCCGCCACGCAAAAACACCTGGAATTATTTGAAAACTACCAGGGCGGCCAGGACAACACGCTGCTTGATGTGCTCGATCACACCAGCAATCCCATGGGCAGCCGTTTATTGAAACGCTGGCTGGGCCGGCCTCTAAGGCAGCATGCGCTCATCCAGGAACGCCAGCATGCGGTGAAAGAACTAATGCACAATCGGCAGGAGGCAGTCTTAAAGCCCCTCCTGCGCCAGCTCGGTGATATTGAACGCATTGCCTCACGCATTGCCTTAAAATCCGCAAGACCCCGCGACCTGACCCAATTGCGTCAGGCGCTTCGCCTGCTGCAGGATCTTCACAGCGCTCTAGCCAACCATTCATCACCGCTTAGCGTCAAAATCCGCAGTGATCTGACGCCGAAACCGGCATTGCTGGCTTTATTAACTCAGGCGCTGGCCGATAATCCACCCCTGTTGATTCGCGATGGCGGTGTGATTGCTACAGGCTTTGATGACGAACTGGATGAACTCCGGTTGCTCAGCGACAATGCCAACAGTCAATTGGCCGAACTGGAACAGCAGGAGAAAGCCCGTTCAGGACTCTCCTCGTTAAAATTCGGTTACAATCGTGTGCAGGGGTATTACATTGAACTGTCCCGTTTGCAGGCTGAGAAAGCGCCTGATTATTATCAACGCAAACAGACGTTAAAGAATGTCGAGCGTTACATCACGCCGGAACTGAAACGCTTTGAAGAAAAAGTTTTATCCGCCGGAGTGAAAGCCCTGGCTCGCGAGAAATGGTTATATGACAACCTGCTTGACGAAATCCTTCAGTACCTGCCGGAATTGACCACCCTCGCGCAAGGCATTGCGCAATTGGACGTCTTGACCAATTTTGCCGAACGTGCCGCCTGCCTCGGCTGGTGCTGTCCGGAAATGACCACCGACGAGGGGCTTGACATTCAGGATGGCCGCCACCCGGTCATTGAGCAGGTCTTGCAGGAACAATTCATTGCCAACGATCTCTGCCTTAAGCCTGAGCAATCCATGTGGCTCATCACTGGCCCGAACATGGGTGGGAAATCCACCTTTATGCGCCAAAACGCCCTGATCGTTCTGCTGGCCCATACCGGCAGTTTCGTTCCTGCCAAAAAAGCACGCCTTGGCCGCATTGATAAGCTGTTTACCCGCATCGGGGCCAGTGATGATCTGGCCTCAGGCCGCTCAACCTTCATGGTGGAAATGACCGAAACCGCGCGTATCTTAAGGCAGGCGACCGCCCACAGTCTGGTTCTCATTGATGAAATAGGCCGCGGCACCAGCACCTACGATGGCATTGCTCTGGCGTATGCCACCTGCTCTTACCTGGCCGGCACCCTCAAAGCCTACACGCTGTTTTCAACTCATTATTTTGAATTGACCACGCTGCCTGAGCACTATCCCGGCATTCGCAATAAACATTTACAGGCCGCATTGAATGCCAACCGTATTGCCTTTCTGTACCGTGTTGAAGAAGGCCCCACCGACCGCAGTTACGGCCTTGAGGTGGCACGCCTGGCCGGCATGCCGGAGGCTGTTCTGGCCATTGCCAAAGAGCACCTGCAACAGGCAACGCACAACGCCGCTGCGCCGGTTGCCACCTTGCCGCTTGAGGCCGCTCCCTCACCAGCCACGGCGCTGCTGGCCTCAATTAACCCTGATGAGTTGTCCGCGCGGGAAGCCCTGGACTTGATTTACACACTGAAAAACCTGGAAGAATCGTCTTTTTCAGTAACCAGCCCGTTGACCATACCATGA